A portion of the Blattabacterium clevelandi genome contains these proteins:
- the rplL gene encoding 50S ribosomal protein L7/L12: MIENLAEKLVNLTVKQVNELATFLKKKYGIEPSNTFLGTSMDIPKNKEKNSEKEEKNIFNLILKSPGNSKLSVVKLVKEITGKGLKESKELVDNVPNVLQESIDKKEAESLKKRLEDIGAEVELK, from the coding sequence ATGATAGAAAATCTAGCAGAAAAATTGGTTAATCTTACTGTAAAACAAGTGAATGAATTAGCAACTTTTTTAAAAAAAAAGTATGGTATCGAACCCTCTAATACTTTTTTAGGAACATCTATGGATATTCCTAAAAATAAAGAAAAAAATTCAGAAAAAGAAGAAAAAAATATTTTCAATTTAATATTAAAATCTCCAGGAAATTCTAAATTATCTGTAGTGAAATTAGTTAAAGAAATTACTGGTAAAGGCCTTAAAGAATCTAAAGAATTGGTAGATAATGTACCAAATGTTCTTCAAGAGTCTATTGATAAGAAAGAAGCAGAAAGTTTAAAGAAAAGACTTGAAGATATAGGAGCTGAAGTAGAATTGAAATGA
- the rpoB gene encoding DNA-directed RNA polymerase subunit beta has product MSEKSAERITFASVKKQVEYPDLLDIQIKSFKDFFQLDTKPENRKNEGLFKAFTENFPISDARNSFVLEFKGYSIDSPRYSIEECIERGLTYSVPLKAKLKLYCTDPEHEDFETVYQDVYLGTYPYMTPSGSFIFNGSERVIVSQLHRSPGVFFGQSHHANGTKLYSARIIPFKGSWIEFATDINNIMYAYIDRKKKLPMTTLLRAIGYERDKDILEIFNLAEEVKIIENNKNILDRTIAARILKIWHEDFVDEDTGEVVSIEKNEILIDRDIVIKQEHIDLIIQHEIKTILLHKEGGKKKDYSIIYNTLQKDPTNSEKEAVEYIYRQLRNTEPPDEETARGVIDKLFFSDSRYSLGPVGRYRLNKRLGLDIDPNYLVLTKEDIIAIVEHLNALFNSKKEVDDIDHLSNRRVRTVGEQLYTQFSIGLARMSRTIRERMNVRDNEVFMPIDLINSKTLSSVINVFFGTNQLSQFMDQTNPLSEITHKRRLSALGPGGLSRERAGFEVRDVNYSHYGRLCPIETPEGPNIGLISSLSVFAKINNMGFVETPYRSTSNGKVNLKSKIKYLSAEEEEGRIIAQANSIDQYGNFISDRIIAREDGDFPIVKSKQVDYIDVAPNQIASISASLIPFLEHDDANRALMGSNMMRQAVPLLNPESPIVGTGLEKQVARDSRILINAEKNGIVEYIDARKIIIRYDQTERDKLISFDSEMKVYDLIKFRKTNQNTCITLKPIVKKGMRIVKGEILCEGYATENGELALGRNLRAAFIPCNGYNFEDAVLISEKVVSEDWFTSIHIDEYSLDVRDTKLGMEELTNDIPNVSEEATKDLDENGIIRVGAEVKPGDILIGKITPKGESDPTPEEKLLRAIFGDKAGNVKDASLRAEPSLFGIVIDTKLFTRSIKDKKSRAQDKIKIDHIEKEYDKKFLDLKNNFLKKLYTVLHGKVSKKIFFDEKEQGFIEKGTKFSLKLLNSISDYINISPYNWTSDVEINNIVSEILHNYKISFNDLNNIMKHKKFSITIGDELPSGIIKMAKVYIAKKRKLKVGDKMAGRHGNKGVVARILREEDMPFLEDGSPVDIVLNPLGVPSRMNIGQIYETVLGWAGYKLGIKFSTPIFDGASIEKITKYTKKAGIPNFGTTYLFDGGTGERFDQPATVGIIYMLKLGHMVDDKMHARSIGPYSLITQQPLGGKAQFGGQRFGEMEVWALEAFGASNILREILTVKSDDVIGRAKTYESIVKGDSIPEPNNPESFNVLCYELKGLGLDINLEE; this is encoded by the coding sequence ATTTCAGAAAAATCAGCAGAAAGAATTACTTTTGCATCGGTAAAAAAACAAGTAGAATATCCTGATTTATTGGATATTCAAATAAAATCATTTAAAGATTTTTTTCAACTTGATACAAAACCAGAAAATAGAAAAAACGAAGGTTTATTTAAAGCTTTTACCGAAAATTTTCCAATTTCAGATGCAAGAAATTCCTTTGTTTTAGAATTTAAAGGATATTCTATAGATTCTCCTAGATATTCTATAGAAGAGTGTATAGAAAGAGGATTGACTTATAGTGTTCCTTTAAAAGCTAAATTAAAATTATATTGTACAGATCCTGAACATGAGGATTTTGAAACAGTATATCAAGATGTGTATTTAGGAACTTATCCATATATGACTCCTTCTGGGTCTTTTATTTTCAATGGATCAGAACGGGTAATTGTATCTCAATTACATCGTTCTCCTGGAGTTTTTTTTGGTCAGTCTCATCATGCAAATGGGACGAAATTATATTCTGCAAGAATTATTCCTTTTAAAGGATCTTGGATTGAATTTGCTACAGATATCAATAATATTATGTATGCGTATATTGATAGAAAAAAAAAATTACCAATGACGACTTTACTTCGTGCTATTGGATATGAAAGAGATAAAGATATATTAGAAATATTTAATCTAGCGGAAGAAGTTAAAATAATAGAAAATAATAAGAATATTTTAGATAGAACTATTGCTGCTAGAATATTGAAAATATGGCATGAAGATTTTGTAGATGAAGATACAGGGGAAGTAGTATCTATAGAAAAAAATGAAATTTTAATAGATAGAGATATTGTTATAAAACAAGAGCATATAGATCTCATTATTCAACACGAAATAAAAACAATTCTTTTGCATAAAGAAGGAGGAAAAAAGAAAGATTATTCTATAATTTACAATACTTTGCAAAAAGATCCTACTAATTCTGAAAAAGAAGCTGTAGAATATATATATAGACAACTTAGAAATACAGAACCTCCGGATGAAGAAACTGCTAGAGGAGTTATAGATAAACTTTTTTTTTCAGATTCTAGATATAGCTTAGGACCTGTAGGTAGATATCGTTTAAATAAACGTCTTGGTTTGGATATAGATCCCAATTATTTAGTTTTAACTAAGGAAGATATTATTGCTATAGTTGAACATTTGAATGCATTGTTCAATTCTAAAAAAGAAGTAGATGATATAGATCATTTATCCAATAGACGTGTAAGAACTGTAGGAGAACAACTTTATACTCAATTTAGTATTGGATTAGCTAGAATGTCTAGAACTATTAGAGAAAGAATGAATGTACGAGATAATGAAGTTTTCATGCCTATAGATTTGATTAATTCTAAAACATTATCTTCCGTTATAAATGTTTTTTTTGGAACTAACCAATTATCCCAATTTATGGATCAAACAAATCCATTATCTGAAATCACTCATAAAAGAAGATTATCTGCTTTAGGTCCAGGAGGATTATCTAGAGAAAGAGCAGGATTTGAGGTTAGAGATGTTAATTATTCTCATTATGGAAGATTATGTCCTATTGAAACACCAGAAGGTCCTAATATTGGTTTAATTTCTTCTCTTTCTGTTTTTGCAAAAATTAATAATATGGGATTTGTAGAAACTCCTTATAGATCTACTAGTAATGGAAAAGTAAATTTAAAATCTAAGATCAAATATTTAAGTGCAGAAGAAGAAGAAGGGAGGATTATTGCACAAGCTAATTCTATAGATCAATATGGAAATTTTATATCTGACAGAATTATTGCTCGTGAAGATGGAGATTTTCCAATAGTAAAATCAAAACAAGTAGATTATATAGATGTAGCACCTAATCAAATAGCTTCTATTTCAGCTTCTTTAATTCCTTTTTTGGAACATGATGATGCTAATAGAGCTCTTATGGGATCTAATATGATGCGTCAAGCTGTTCCATTATTAAATCCTGAATCACCTATTGTTGGAACTGGATTGGAAAAACAAGTAGCAAGAGATTCTAGAATTTTGATTAATGCAGAAAAAAATGGAATAGTAGAATATATTGATGCAAGAAAAATAATTATTCGTTATGATCAAACGGAGAGAGATAAATTGATAAGCTTTGATTCCGAAATGAAAGTTTATGATTTGATAAAATTTAGAAAAACAAATCAAAATACATGTATTACTTTAAAACCTATTGTTAAAAAAGGAATGAGGATAGTAAAAGGTGAAATTTTATGTGAAGGCTATGCGACTGAAAATGGAGAATTAGCATTAGGAAGAAATTTGAGAGCTGCTTTTATTCCTTGTAATGGATATAATTTTGAAGATGCTGTTCTAATTTCAGAAAAAGTAGTCAGCGAAGATTGGTTCACCTCAATACACATAGATGAATATTCTTTAGATGTCCGAGATACAAAATTAGGAATGGAGGAACTCACAAATGACATTCCAAATGTTAGTGAGGAGGCTACTAAAGATTTGGATGAAAATGGGATTATTCGTGTTGGAGCTGAAGTTAAACCTGGTGATATTCTTATTGGAAAAATAACTCCAAAAGGAGAATCTGATCCAACTCCAGAGGAAAAATTGTTAAGAGCTATTTTTGGCGATAAAGCTGGAAATGTAAAAGATGCTTCTTTAAGAGCAGAACCTTCTTTATTTGGTATTGTCATTGATACCAAATTATTTACTAGAAGTATAAAAGATAAAAAATCTAGAGCTCAAGATAAAATAAAAATAGATCATATAGAAAAAGAATACGATAAAAAATTTTTAGATTTAAAAAATAATTTTTTAAAAAAATTATATACTGTTTTACATGGAAAAGTTTCTAAAAAAATTTTTTTCGATGAAAAAGAACAGGGATTTATAGAAAAAGGAACAAAATTCAGCCTCAAATTATTAAATAGTATATCTGATTATATAAATATATCTCCATATAATTGGACTTCTGATGTAGAAATTAATAATATTGTATCAGAAATATTGCATAATTATAAAATATCATTTAACGATTTAAATAATATTATGAAACATAAAAAATTTTCTATTACTATTGGAGATGAATTACCTTCTGGAATTATTAAAATGGCTAAAGTTTATATTGCAAAAAAAAGAAAATTAAAAGTAGGAGATAAAATGGCTGGAAGACATGGTAATAAAGGAGTTGTAGCACGTATTCTTCGTGAAGAAGATATGCCATTTTTAGAAGATGGAAGTCCTGTAGATATTGTTCTAAATCCATTAGGAGTTCCTTCTAGAATGAATATTGGACAAATATATGAAACAGTATTAGGTTGGGCAGGATATAAATTAGGTATTAAATTTTCTACCCCTATATTTGATGGAGCTAGTATAGAAAAAATAACAAAATATACAAAAAAAGCGGGTATTCCAAATTTTGGAACTACTTATTTATTTGATGGAGGAACAGGGGAAAGATTTGATCAACCTGCAACAGTTGGTATTATATATATGTTAAAATTAGGTCATATGGTAGATGATAAAATGCATGCTCGTTCTATAGGCCCTTATTCACTTATTACTCAACAACCTTTAGGAGGAAAAGCTCAATTTGGAGGTCAACGTTTTGGAGAAATGGAAGTTTGGGCTTTAGAGGCATTTGGAGCATCTAATATTTTACGTGAAATATTAACTGTTAAATCAGATGATGTAATAGGACGAGCTAAAACTTATGAATCTATAGTGAAAGGAGATTCAATTCCAGAACCAAATAATCCAGAATCTTTTAATGTTTTATGTTATGAATTGAAAGGATTAGGTTTGGATATTAATTTAGAAGAATGA